A window of Leishmania major strain Friedlin complete genome, chromosome 27 genomic DNA:
TTGGCCAATGCGGACGGCGCCTCTGTAGCGTCGCGGGCGGATGAACTGCACAACCACAGCGCTGGCGCTGAACACGCGTCTCGTGCGAAACAGTGGGccactgccgcggcggcatgcAGGAACGTGCTTGGTCGCGTGGACATTCTTGTGTGCCACGCCGGCATCAACATCACGGAGGACTTGGAGAGCACGACGCTAGATGTGGGGCGCAATGCAATAAATGGGAATGCCTTGGACGCCTTCCTTGGCACCCACACCCTGGTGCCGCTGATGAAGGcgcaggggggaggggtgggggcggaaGCATCCTGTCTGTCGCATCCATGGATGCGTTACGCGACACCGCGATGCAGCCCGCGTGTTGCGCCAGTGAGGATGCAGTGCCTCTCATGTGCAAGtccgtggcgctggagctcATTCCCTCTAACATCTTCGTGAACGTGAAGCGCCTCGGCACGGGCGACACACCGATGGATGAGCACCTAATGCTTCTGACGCACCAGCACCCGGAGAACCTCGGCGAGGTCTTGCCAATTGGGCGCCTTCAGCATCCGCACGTGATCACAGAGCCAGTTTCATTCTTCGACTCAGACCGCACCTCATGCATGTTGGGCGCAGACGCCAGCATCGA
This region includes:
- a CDS encoding dehydrogenase/oxidoreductase-like protein (previous protein_id=AAZ10008.1), with protein sequence MDALRDTAMQPACCASEDAVPLMCKSVALELIPSNIFVNVKRLGTGDTPMDEHLMLLTHQHPENLGEVLPIGRLQHPHVITEPVSFFDSDRTSCMLGADASIDGNSTVKSHVQAAHRNAKAAYRREGG